CGACGACGAACGCTTCCTGGCGCATTCGCTGGTACGGCGCCAACCGGACGGATCCAGCCGCGTCGGGTACCTGCCGGTGACGATCACCCGCTGGCCGCCGGGCGAACGCGTGTACGGGAGATAGCGATGGCAACCGAGATCACGCTGGAAGTCGCGCGGTACCGGCCGGGAGTCGACACCGAGCCGGTGATGCAGTCGTACCAGGTCCCGCTGCGGGAGCACTGGGCGATCCTGGACGGCCTCACCTACGTGAAGGACCACCTGGACGGCACGCTGTCGTTCCGGTGGTCGTGCCGGATGGGGATCTGCGGCAGTTGCGGTATGACGGTGAACGGCGAACCCCAGTTGAGTTGCGCGACGTTCCTCACCGACTACGCCCCCGGTCCGATCCGGGTCGAGCCGCTGCACAACTTCCCGGTCGTCCGCGACCTGGTGGTCGACATCGACGACTTCATGACCAAGCTGCCGAAGGTCAAGCCGTGGATAGTCCGGGAGGTGCAGAGTCCGGTCGAGGAAGGCGAGTACCTGCAGACGCCCGAGGAGATGGACGAGTACCAGCAATTCAGCATGTGCATCAACTGCATGCTGTGCTACTCGGCCTGCCCGGTCTACAGCCTCGAACCGGACTTCCTCGGCCCGGCGGCGATCGCCCTGGCGCAGCGCTACAACCTCGACTCGCGCGACGAGGGCGCCGACGAGCGTCGCGACGTACTGTCCTCGCCGGAAGGGGTCTGGGCCTGCACCTTCGTGGGTGAATGCAGCGCGGTGTGCCCGAAGGGCGTGGATCCGGCCGGGGCGATCCAGCGCTACAAGCTGACCGCTGCGACGCAGTCGATCAAGGAACTGCTGATGCCGCGGAGCAAGCAGTGAGCGTCTACCAGCGGCCGATTCACCTGTTCTGGTGGCTCGAGCGGCGTGCGTACGTGCTGTTCGTACTGCGTGAGCTCAGCAGCGTCTTCGTCGCGTGGTTCGTGGTGTTCCTGCTGTTGCTGGTGAATGCGATCAGCGACGGCGCCGCGTCGTACCAGCGCTTCCTCGACTGGAGTGGGCAGTGGTGGGTGGTCGCGATCAACGTGCTCGCGATGCTGTTCGTGCTGCTGCACGTGGTGACGTGGTTCGGTCTGGCGCCGCGGGCGATGGTGATCAAGGTGCGCGGGAGCCGGGTGCCGGCGCGGCAGATCGTCGCCGGGCACTACCTGGCCTTGTTGGTGTTGTCGGCCGCCGTCACGTGGCTGGTGCTGCGATGAACCGCCGCCGCTCCCCCGAACCCCTGCTGTGGATGCTGTTCAGCTCCGGCGGCATGGTGGCCGCACTGATGGTGCCGGTCCTGCTGTTCCTGTTCGGCATCGCATTCGCCACCGGTCTGCTGTCGGCACCGTCCCACGCCCACCTGTACGCCGTACTGCACAATCCACTGACCCGCCTGGTGCTGTTCGGCCTGTGCACGCTGGCCCTGTTCCACTGGGCGCACCGCTTCCGCTACACCCTGTACGACGGCTTGCAGCTGAAGCGGTACGCCGTACCGATCGTGGTCCTGTGCTACGGCGGCGCCGTTGTGGGATCCGTCATCGCGGCCGGACTGCTACTGACCGTCTGACATAGGCTGCCGCGCATGCGGGAGATTGTGGTTGTTGGGGTTGGCGCCGGTGATCCGGAGCAGGTGACGATGCAGGCTGTGTCGGCGCTGAACCGGGTCGACGTGTTCTTCGTGCTGGACAAGGGCGAGGTCAAGCAGGAGCTGGTGGAGCTGCGGTCGGAGATCCTGCGGCGGTACGCGACGTCGAAGGAGTACCGGGTCGTCGTCGGGCGGGACCCGGAGCGGGATCGTACGACGTCGGCGTACGTCGAGGCTGTCGACGACTGGCGGCGGCGCCGGGCCGACGTGTGCGCGGACCTGATCGCGACCGAGCTGGGCGAGGACCAGGTGGGGGCGTTCCTGGTGTGGGGCGACCCGTCGCTGTACGACAGCACGCTGGCGATCCTGGACGACATCCTGGCGCGGGGCGAGCTCGCGTTCTCGGTCGAGGTGATTCCTGGGATCAGCAGCGTTTCGACGCTCGCCGCGCGGCACCGGGTCGGGCTGAACCAGGTCGGGCGGCCGATCCAGATCACCACCGGCCGACGGCTCGCGAAGGAGTGGCCGGAGGGGGTGGACGACGTCGTGGTGATGCTCGACGCACAGACCGCGTTCACCGAGCACGTCGATCAGGACGCCGACATCTACTGGGGCGCTTACCTCGGCACGCCCGACGAACTGCTGATCTCCGGCCCGCTCCGGGAAGTCGCGTCCGAGATCGAGAAGGTGCGAACCGAGGCGCGGGAAAGGAAAGGCTGGATCATGGACACCTACCTCCTGAGGCGACCAGGTAGACCAAAGTCTTAGGAGCTCTGGCCGCTGGACCGAAGTCGGATTGGAGTGGTGTGGGCGACGCTCCTGGCATGAAGAGACTCTTGGTGACTATGGCGGCCGCGTTGGCGCCGGTGGGGCTGTTGGTGGGCCTGGCCGGACCTGGTGAAGCGGCGCAGCAGAATGTTGTACGGATTGATAGCGGGCGGGTGGCCAGCAAGTCCGTCGGGGATGCGTTGGTGTATGACGGGATTCCGTACGCGGCTCCTCCGGTGGGTGCGTTGCGGTGGAAGGCGCCGCAGCCGGTGCAGCCGTGGACCGGCGTACGGGAGTCCAAGGCGGGCAGCGTGTGCGCGCAGCAGGCGAACTCCGAGGCGCCGGACGGTTCGACCGCCGAGGACTGCCTGTATCTGAACGTGACGACTCCCGCCAAGCCGTCCGCGAAAGCACGGGCCGTCGTCGTGTGGATCCCCGGCGGCGGGTTCTTCTCCGGCGCCGGCAGCAGCTACGAGGCGTCGAAGTTCGCCGCCCGCGGTGACGTGGTCGTTGTCACGGTCAACTACCGCCTCGGCATCTTCGGCTTCTTCGGGTACCCGGGCCTACCGGGCTCCGGCACGTTCGGCTTGCAGGACCAGCAGGCCGCCCTGCGCTGGGTGCAGCGCAACGCCGGCGCGTTCGGCGGCGACCCGCGCAACGTCACGGTGGCGGGTGAGTCCGCCGGCGGGATGAGCGTGTGCGCGCAGCTGACCTCCCCGACCTCCACCAGCCTGTTCGCGAAGGCGATCATGCAGAGCGGCTCGTGCGCCTTCAACTGGGCCGACAACAGCCAGTACCCGGGCCAGTCCGCTGACTCGCCCTGGGTCCCGGTCAGCCGCGTGCAGGCGAACGGCAAGGAGTGGGCCGACAGCAAGCACTGCACGACGCTCGACTGCCTGCGCGGCCTGAAGTCCGACGTGCTGGTGGACGACCTGCTCCAGTTCACGCAGATCGGGTACGGCGGGACTCCCGTCGTACCGTTCAGCCCGGCGAAGGCGATGAAGGCCGGACTGTTCCACCGGGTGCCGATCATCTCCGGGAACAACCACGACGAAGCGAACGGCTGGCTGGCCGCGTTCGGGGACATCAAGGACTACCCGGCGCTGGTGAAGAACATGGTCGGCGCGTCGAAGGCGGCTCAGGTACTGCGGCAGTACCCGCAGTCGCGCTACGAGTCGCCTGCTGCAGCGTGGGGTGCCGTGACGACGGACCGGATCTGGTCGTGCACACAGGTCGCGACGGACCAGCAGGCAGCTCGCAAGGTCCCGGTGTACGCGTACGAGTTCGCAGACAAGCACTCCCCGATCGCTGCGCCCGGACTGGGAGCCGCCCACGCCATGGAGCTCCCGTACCTGTTCCGGCTCGGCGGAAACGACTTCCCGATGTCGGAGACGCAGCAGAGGCTGTCGAACCAGATGATCGACTACTGGACGGCGTTCGCGCGGACCGGCAACCCGAACGGACCGGACCGGCCGCACTGGTCGCCGACCGGCGTAAAGGCCGTCAACGGGCTCTCACTCGCACCGACGGACCAGGGCGGCGTTCAGCGAGTCAATCTGACTGCTGAGCACCAGTGCGGGTTCTGGAGCGGCCTTTCCACACCCGCATGATGATCGGCGACAACAGCAGCAGGAACATCGCGTAGAAGTGCACGCCTGGCACCAGTGACGCCAGGAGGTACGCGACCATGGTCAACCCGGTCAGCATCAGGGAGCTCGCCAGCTCCTCTTTGCCGACCGGGTTGTCCGGGCTCTCCAACTCCCGGTGACCATGGACCATCCACGCGAGGGCGGACTGGCACACACTGAGCGCCAGGATCGTGCCGATGTAGAGACCGGCGGTGAACCGGTCGCTGGGGAAGGCACCGATGATCTCGGTCGGGAACGGCAGCACGACGATGGTGAGCAACCACAGCAGGTTCACCCGCATCATGGCCGGGGTGTACGCGCGGATGTGCTCGAACAGCCGGTGGTGCCCCAGCCAGAAGCTCGCGATCACCACGAAGCTCAGCAGGAACGTGAAGATCTCCTGGCGGTGCTCACTGAGCACGCTGACCGCGTCACCGCCCTCCGCCTTCACCTCAGGCACCAGGTCGACCAGCGGAAGCACCAGCAGCGTGATGGCGATCGCGACGACCGCGTCCGTGAACAGCACCAGCCGGTCAGGATCTCTCGACGTACTCACGGCCGCCAACACTAGCCGTCCGCCGGAGCAGGCTGACCGACAGCAGGAGGGCTGCCAGCACGAATCCGGCTGCTGCAAGCCAGGCGGCGCCGTAGCCGTCGCGTAGTGCGAGCAGGTCGCCGGCGCCTTCGGTGAGGCGGTGTGAGGTGGTGGAGGCGGCCAACGTGGCCAGTACGGCGGTGCCGACGGCTGCACCTGCTTGCTGGGCGGTGTTGTTGAGTCCTGAGGCCAGTCCGGCGTCGCTGGCGTCCGCACCGGACATGGCCAGCATGATCGACGCTGGGATGGCCACACCGATGCCGGCACCCATCACTGCGAGCACTGGTCCGACGTTGACGACGTACGAGCCGTCTACTGGTGCACGGCTGATCCAGAGCAGCGCCAGCATGAACACGACCAGTCCGGCGATCAGCATCTTGCGCGGACCGAAGCGGACAGTCAGCCGCGGCGCCAAGGACAGCGACATGAGCGCGTTCATCAGCGGCGCGGGCAGGAAGGCGAGGCCGGTGGTGAGCGAGTCGTAGCCGAGGACCCGCTGCACGTACAGCGCGGTGGTGAACTGGAAACCGAAGCCGGCTGCGAAGAGCAGTACGACCACACCGTTGGCCACGGTGAGTTGACGGCGACGGAAGATGCGCAGGGCAAGCAGCGGGTTCTTGATCCGCGCCTGGCGCACGACGAAGGCAGCCAGCAGCAGGATCGACGCAGCAGCCTGCACCAGCGTGCGAGTCAGCGTCGCCTGCGGTTCTGCGGTCTGGACGATCGTGTAGACGCCCAGGGAGAGACCTGCGGTCACCAGTACGGCGCCCAGTACGTCAGCACCGCCGGCGAGGCCGAGTCCAGGTTGGTGCGCGAGGAGCCGTACGGCGAACGCCAGTGAGACCACACCGATCGGGACGTTGATCAGGAAGGCCCAGTGCCAGCCGATGGTCTGGGTGATCACACCACCGAAGATGAGGCCGATCGACGCACCGCTGGCGGCTGTGAAGCTGTAGACACCCATGGCGCGCGCCTGCTCACCGGGAGCCGGATAGAGGCTCACGATCATTCCCAGGATCACTGCCGAGGCCAGTGCCCCACCGACACCCTGCAAGAACCTGCCGGCGATCAGCACCTCCGCACTGCCCGCCACCCCGCACAGCAGCGATGCCGCGGTGAACAACCCGAGCCCCGCGACGAAGACTCGTTTGCTCCCGATCAGATCCCCGATCCGCCCCGCCAGCAGCAGTAGTCCGGCGAACGCGATCAGGTACGAGTTCATCACCCACGCCAGCCCCGCCTGCGAAAAGCCCAGCTCCCGCTGAACCGTCGGCAACGCCACCGTCACCACGGTCCCGTCCAAGATGATCATCAACTGCATCACGCACAGGACGACGAGCGCCTTGCCCCGCGCCCGTACCCCCACCGACTCCACCACAGCCACAGCTCTCTCCTCAGTCCGTCGAATTGAAAAGACCATAGCAGATAGTTCTGTAGCAGACGATCTTTTATCGGATGACTCTCGAAAATGAGCTGCCCATTGCGCGGGGCCGCGCCTAGGGTCGCCGGATGAGGGACGAGCCGACCGAGATCTCGCGGGAATTGGTAGCCGGAATCCTGAAGGAGCATTGGGGATTCCAGGCCGACGACGTGACCTACGCGCCGGTGGGGTTCGGCAGCTACCACTGGATCGCCTCCGAGGCCGACGAGCCGCGCTGGTTCGTCACCGCGGATCGGGCCGGTGGGCGGGTGATCGAGGCGGCCATGCAGACGACCAAGGAGCTTGCCGACCGCGGCTACGAGTTCGTTGTGGCGCCGCTGCCGGATCGATCCGGTCGGCTGGTTCGCGCGGTGCTGCCGGGGTGGTCCCTGGTAGTCCTGCCCTACCTCGACGGATGGAGCACCGCAGACGGCGGTTGGGACGATCCGGCGGAGCGGGCACAGATCGCCCGGATCCTCGGCCGGCTCCACACGGCATCAGCCCCGGAAGCCTTGCAGCGCTGGGATTTCGCCATACCAGCCCGGGACACCCTCTTCGCAGACCTCGACCGCCCGTGGTCCACGGGCCCGTACGCCGAGCTCACTCGACTGCGGCTGGTCGGCGCGCTCGACCACGTTCACGGCGAGCTCGCGCGGTACGACGCACTGGTCCGCGAGATCGAGGCGTCGGACGACGCCTGGGTGGTGACGCACGGCGAGCCGCACAGTGCCAACGTCCTCCGCATCGCTGACGGCCGGATGCGCCTGATCGACTGGGGGACCGTGCGGCTCGCGCCGCGCGAACGCGACCTCAAGGCGGTCCTCGGCGGGCCGACCGACGTCCTCGCGGCCTACCAGGCGGAGGCAGGCCCGGTCAGCCCACGGGCCGCGGCGTTGGAGCTCTTCGACGTCTGGTGGGTGCTGGCCGAGATCGCGTCGTACGTCCAACTGTTCCGGGAGCCGCACGCCGAGTCGCAGGACAGCAAGCTGTCCTGGCAGGAACTGACGGAGTACCTGCCGGGCTAGTTCAGCCTGCGCGCTGGCGGGAGCGGCGGACCGGTTGGGCGGTGACGGGGGTGGCGAGGGGGCCCTCGACGAGGGTGGCTACTGCGTCGACGAAGGACTTGCGATGCGGGGCGGCGAGGGCTTCGAGGGCCTCGGCGTGGACGCGGTCGACGATCTGCTGGCCTGCGGCGGCGATGTCGGCGCCGGCGTCGGTGACGGCGATGATGCGGGCGCGGCGGTCGGTCGCGGAGGGCCGGCGTTCGGCGTACCCGGCCTTCTCGAGCGCGTCGACGGTGACCACCATCGTGGTCTTGTCCATGTAGGACAGCTCGGCGATCTGGATCTGCGTGCGTTCGGCCTCGAGGGCGTGCCGCAGTACGCACTGCATCCGCAGCGTCAGGCCGATCTCCGCCAGCGCCGCGGACAGCTGCGTCTCCAGGACGTGACCGGCGTGCGTGAGGTAGCCGGTGAGGTCGGGCACGGTACGTTCCGGAAGCTGCGCCATACCTCCGAGACTAGCTCGGATCATCTACCCAGAGATGATCCCGAGCCAGATCATTCCTCGCTCGCGGAAAAGCGACGGCTTGCTGGCCGGCGAGCGCGGTGTCGCGAAATCGCGAGCCGGGCGGCGTTGCGGGCAGTTGCCTGGGAGATATGACTGTTCTGACAACGCAGACCGCACCTCGAGCCGTCCAGTGGTTCGGGGTCGGCGCGGTGACGTTGGGGATCTTCGCGATCGTCACCACCGAGATCCTCCCGATCGGCCTGCTCGGCCCGATCGGCGCCGACTTCGCCTTGACCCCGGGCCGCACCGGCTGGCTGATGACGATGCCGGGGCTCGTGGCCGCTGTCGCCGCACCTGTGGTCACGCTCGCGACGGCTCGGCTGGACCGCCGCCTGATGCTCTGTGCCCTCATGGTCCTGCTGGCCGTGGCAGGCTTCCTCGCAGCAGCGGCACCGGTCTTCTGGCTCGAACTGGTGGCCCGGTTCTTCGTCGGCCTGACCATCGGCGGTTTCTGGTCGATCGGCGCGGGTCTCGCCGGACGGCTCGTCCCGGAGCGCTGGGCGCCGCGAGCGACAGCCGTCATCTTCTCCGCAGTCCCCCTCGGCTCAGTGCTCGGCGTACCAGCAGGCACGTTCGTCGGTGAGCTCGCCGGCTGGCGTACGTCGTTCGCAGCGCTCGGCGTACTCGCCCTACTGGCACTGGTCACACTGCGCACCACCGTCGCGCCACTTCCACCGTTGCAGGTCACCCACGCCGCAGTACTCCGCAAGGCCTTCCGCAGCAGCCGGACCGCCCTCATCGTCACCTGTCTGATCGTCACGGCACACTTCGCGACCTACACCTACGTCACGCCGTTCCTGCGCGAGGTGGTGCGTCCAGAGCTCATCGGCCTGTTCCTGCTCGTCTACGGTGCCGCAGGCCTGGTCGGCAACGTCATCGCGGGTCTGTGGGCAGCGCGCAACCTCCTCATCACCTTCGCCACCTGTGCCGCACTGATCGCCACAGCGACCCTCCTCATGCCAGTAGCGGGTCGCAGTACGGCGGGAGCGTTGCTGCTCCTCGTGGTCTGGGGACTCGGGTACGGCGGCGTACCGGTCTGCTCGATGAGCATGTTCGCGCAGGCCGTACCCGAGTCGCGGGAGGCAGCGACCGTGTGGTTCACCTCCTCGTTCCAGGCCGTGTTGTCGGCCGGGGCGCTACTCGGTGGGCTCGTGGTGGACGCGTGGTCGGTGCAGGCGGCGATGGTGGCCGGGGGCGGGTGCGCGCTGCTGGCGGTCGGGTTCCTGCTGTGGGCCAGAACACACCAGGTTCCGGGGACGTAGCATCACGGCTGTGGCGAGGACTGAAGTCGATCGATGCCCTGGTGTGCTGGCAGTGCACCAAGCGGCTGACGGCGGTCTCGCACGCGTCCGGCTACCCGGTGGACGGCTGACGGCGGCGCAGCTCGACGTACTGCGTCTTGCTGCCGCTGACCTGGGTGACGGGCGGCTGGAGCTCACGTCGCGGGGCAACGTACAACTCCGCGGACTGCAGGCCGACGGGCCGCGGGACCTGTCGGATCGGCTCTTTACCGCCGGTCTGCTGCCGTCGATCGCCCACGAACGCGTCCGCAACATCCTGGCGTCACCACTCTCCGGTCTGGACCAGCAGTCGAGGTACGACGTACTTCCTGTAGCCGCTGCCCTGGACCAGGCGCTGTGTGATCGCCCGGCCCTGGCTGACCTGCCGGGGCGGTTCCTGTTCGCGCTGGACGATGGACGCGGGGATCTGGCCGAGCTGGCAGCCGATGTGACTGTGAGGGCGGTCGACGAGCGGACTGCCTTGCTGAGCCTCGGGACCCGTGGTGTGCGGGTGGAGTGGGACGTGGTGCCGGAGCTCATGCTGGCTGCGGCTGAGGCGTTTCTGGCAGTGCGTGACCAGGAGTGGCGCATCGCTGAGCTCGCCGGCGGCGAGGAGTTGGTCCTGGAACGGCTTGGGCTGCGGGCGACTGAGGCGCTGCCAACTGAGACCACGCGGGTGGTTGCTGGAGTGCATGGGGCGGCTCTCGTTGTCACGGTTCCGCTCGGGAGTTTGACGCAGGAGCAGGCTGCTGCGTTGGCGCGGGTTGGTGATGAGGTTCGGATCACGCCGTGGCGCTCTGTTGTGGTGCCGGCGGGTAGCGCTGGTCTGGAAGAGGTCGGGTTGGTGACCACACCCGATTCCATCTGGGAAGGTGTCACGGCCTGCGCAGGTCAGCCGGGGTGTGCGAAGGCACTGGCAGATGTGCGCGCGGACGCGACCAGGCTGGTAGGTGGGATGGCGCGAGTGGTTGGGCGGGTGCACTGGTCGGGTTGTGAGCGACGCTGCGGGAAGCCGGGTGGCGAGTTCGTGGATGTTCTTGCGGTAGGCAACGGTTATCTGGTGGACGGGGAACGGGTGTGAGTTTCGAGTACGAGCGGGACGGCGCGGAGATCTACCGGCGGTCGTTCGCGACGATCCGGGCTGAGTCGGCGCTCGACGGGCTGCCGGCCGACGTGGCACAGGTCGCCGTACGGATGATTCACGCGTGCGGGATGACCGATCTGGTCGCCGATCTCGCCTGGTCTCCGAACGTGGTGAAGAACGCCCGGACTGCGCTCCAGAGCGGCGCACCGATCGTGTGCGACGCGCAGATGGTCGC
This Kribbella sp. NBC_00482 DNA region includes the following protein-coding sequences:
- a CDS encoding MFS transporter; translated protein: MAVVESVGVRARGKALVVLCVMQLMIILDGTVVTVALPTVQRELGFSQAGLAWVMNSYLIAFAGLLLLAGRIGDLIGSKRVFVAGLGLFTAASLLCGVAGSAEVLIAGRFLQGVGGALASAVILGMIVSLYPAPGEQARAMGVYSFTAASGASIGLIFGGVITQTIGWHWAFLINVPIGVVSLAFAVRLLAHQPGLGLAGGADVLGAVLVTAGLSLGVYTIVQTAEPQATLTRTLVQAAASILLLAAFVVRQARIKNPLLALRIFRRRQLTVANGVVVLLFAAGFGFQFTTALYVQRVLGYDSLTTGLAFLPAPLMNALMSLSLAPRLTVRFGPRKMLIAGLVVFMLALLWISRAPVDGSYVVNVGPVLAVMGAGIGVAIPASIMLAMSGADASDAGLASGLNNTAQQAGAAVGTAVLATLAASTTSHRLTEGAGDLLALRDGYGAAWLAAAGFVLAALLLSVSLLRRTASVGGREYVERS
- a CDS encoding fumarate reductase subunit C gives rise to the protein MSVYQRPIHLFWWLERRAYVLFVLRELSSVFVAWFVVFLLLLVNAISDGAASYQRFLDWSGQWWVVAINVLAMLFVLLHVVTWFGLAPRAMVIKVRGSRVPARQIVAGHYLALLVLSAAVTWLVLR
- a CDS encoding phosphotransferase enzyme family protein gives rise to the protein MRDEPTEISRELVAGILKEHWGFQADDVTYAPVGFGSYHWIASEADEPRWFVTADRAGGRVIEAAMQTTKELADRGYEFVVAPLPDRSGRLVRAVLPGWSLVVLPYLDGWSTADGGWDDPAERAQIARILGRLHTASAPEALQRWDFAIPARDTLFADLDRPWSTGPYAELTRLRLVGALDHVHGELARYDALVREIEASDDAWVVTHGEPHSANVLRIADGRMRLIDWGTVRLAPRERDLKAVLGGPTDVLAAYQAEAGPVSPRAAALELFDVWWVLAEIASYVQLFREPHAESQDSKLSWQELTEYLPG
- a CDS encoding carboxylesterase/lipase family protein — encoded protein: MKRLLVTMAAALAPVGLLVGLAGPGEAAQQNVVRIDSGRVASKSVGDALVYDGIPYAAPPVGALRWKAPQPVQPWTGVRESKAGSVCAQQANSEAPDGSTAEDCLYLNVTTPAKPSAKARAVVVWIPGGGFFSGAGSSYEASKFAARGDVVVVTVNYRLGIFGFFGYPGLPGSGTFGLQDQQAALRWVQRNAGAFGGDPRNVTVAGESAGGMSVCAQLTSPTSTSLFAKAIMQSGSCAFNWADNSQYPGQSADSPWVPVSRVQANGKEWADSKHCTTLDCLRGLKSDVLVDDLLQFTQIGYGGTPVVPFSPAKAMKAGLFHRVPIISGNNHDEANGWLAAFGDIKDYPALVKNMVGASKAAQVLRQYPQSRYESPAAAWGAVTTDRIWSCTQVATDQQAARKVPVYAYEFADKHSPIAAPGLGAAHAMELPYLFRLGGNDFPMSETQQRLSNQMIDYWTAFARTGNPNGPDRPHWSPTGVKAVNGLSLAPTDQGGVQRVNLTAEHQCGFWSGLSTPA
- a CDS encoding precorrin-3B synthase — translated: MARTEVDRCPGVLAVHQAADGGLARVRLPGGRLTAAQLDVLRLAAADLGDGRLELTSRGNVQLRGLQADGPRDLSDRLFTAGLLPSIAHERVRNILASPLSGLDQQSRYDVLPVAAALDQALCDRPALADLPGRFLFALDDGRGDLAELAADVTVRAVDERTALLSLGTRGVRVEWDVVPELMLAAAEAFLAVRDQEWRIAELAGGEELVLERLGLRATEALPTETTRVVAGVHGAALVVTVPLGSLTQEQAAALARVGDEVRITPWRSVVVPAGSAGLEEVGLVTTPDSIWEGVTACAGQPGCAKALADVRADATRLVGGMARVVGRVHWSGCERRCGKPGGEFVDVLAVGNGYLVDGERV
- a CDS encoding TMEM175 family protein, whose amino-acid sequence is MSTSRDPDRLVLFTDAVVAIAITLLVLPLVDLVPEVKAEGGDAVSVLSEHRQEIFTFLLSFVVIASFWLGHHRLFEHIRAYTPAMMRVNLLWLLTIVVLPFPTEIIGAFPSDRFTAGLYIGTILALSVCQSALAWMVHGHRELESPDNPVGKEELASSLMLTGLTMVAYLLASLVPGVHFYAMFLLLLSPIIMRVWKGRSRTRTGAQQSD
- a CDS encoding MFS transporter; this translates as MTVLTTQTAPRAVQWFGVGAVTLGIFAIVTTEILPIGLLGPIGADFALTPGRTGWLMTMPGLVAAVAAPVVTLATARLDRRLMLCALMVLLAVAGFLAAAAPVFWLELVARFFVGLTIGGFWSIGAGLAGRLVPERWAPRATAVIFSAVPLGSVLGVPAGTFVGELAGWRTSFAALGVLALLALVTLRTTVAPLPPLQVTHAAVLRKAFRSSRTALIVTCLIVTAHFATYTYVTPFLREVVRPELIGLFLLVYGAAGLVGNVIAGLWAARNLLITFATCAALIATATLLMPVAGRSTAGALLLLVVWGLGYGGVPVCSMSMFAQAVPESREAATVWFTSSFQAVLSAGALLGGLVVDAWSVQAAMVAGGGCALLAVGFLLWARTHQVPGT
- the frdD gene encoding fumarate reductase subunit FrdD, with translation MNRRRSPEPLLWMLFSSGGMVAALMVPVLLFLFGIAFATGLLSAPSHAHLYAVLHNPLTRLVLFGLCTLALFHWAHRFRYTLYDGLQLKRYAVPIVVLCYGGAVVGSVIAAGLLLTV
- a CDS encoding succinate dehydrogenase/fumarate reductase iron-sulfur subunit, with protein sequence MATEITLEVARYRPGVDTEPVMQSYQVPLREHWAILDGLTYVKDHLDGTLSFRWSCRMGICGSCGMTVNGEPQLSCATFLTDYAPGPIRVEPLHNFPVVRDLVVDIDDFMTKLPKVKPWIVREVQSPVEEGEYLQTPEEMDEYQQFSMCINCMLCYSACPVYSLEPDFLGPAAIALAQRYNLDSRDEGADERRDVLSSPEGVWACTFVGECSAVCPKGVDPAGAIQRYKLTAATQSIKELLMPRSKQ
- a CDS encoding MarR family winged helix-turn-helix transcriptional regulator, yielding MAQLPERTVPDLTGYLTHAGHVLETQLSAALAEIGLTLRMQCVLRHALEAERTQIQIAELSYMDKTTMVVTVDALEKAGYAERRPSATDRRARIIAVTDAGADIAAAGQQIVDRVHAEALEALAAPHRKSFVDAVATLVEGPLATPVTAQPVRRSRQRAG
- the cobF gene encoding precorrin-6A synthase (deacetylating) yields the protein MREIVVVGVGAGDPEQVTMQAVSALNRVDVFFVLDKGEVKQELVELRSEILRRYATSKEYRVVVGRDPERDRTTSAYVEAVDDWRRRRADVCADLIATELGEDQVGAFLVWGDPSLYDSTLAILDDILARGELAFSVEVIPGISSVSTLAARHRVGLNQVGRPIQITTGRRLAKEWPEGVDDVVVMLDAQTAFTEHVDQDADIYWGAYLGTPDELLISGPLREVASEIEKVRTEARERKGWIMDTYLLRRPGRPKS